A genome region from Pseudanabaena sp. Chao 1811 includes the following:
- a CDS encoding CHAT domain-containing protein, whose translation MKIRSLMWKTGCAVVIGVICSVAPSSVQRSTAQYAPLPSPSISFSPSSSFTPTPPGPPIVFPTASPGVICDRLTNTICGYTPPTPKGPSIGELDNKITRDVCAYAKCSSPSPVTLEYVQDAMQKSAQVTDSATALVYPNIFPDRIEILIVPSSGKEIRKVVPNVQSSEVTETVQEFLNSLRDSSNEDYLPLAQKLYNWLIRPIDEDLQSEGIKTLIFVMDGPLRSIPISALHDGNKFVVQKYATATIPSMGLVNLQLRDRRRSSILVMGLTQAQQGFTALPNVEVETNVIAAKILQGNLFLNQDFTIDNLKKQQSKNNYGIVHLATHAQFLSDNIDGAFIQFWNERLYLNNLRTLRLGEEPIEMLTLSACETAVGRNLGLSGMALVYKAKSVLASLWTVSDAGTTPLMLSFYGYYPTSKSKAIAIQQAQLDLLEGKVRIESGQIKGVGNLPAIPLSQVTGNINLKHPYFWASFVLVGNWL comes from the coding sequence ATGAAAATACGTTCGTTGATGTGGAAAACTGGATGTGCTGTTGTAATTGGAGTGATTTGCAGTGTTGCTCCTTCCTCAGTACAGAGGAGTACTGCTCAATATGCACCGTTGCCTTCTCCTTCTATTAGTTTTTCTCCTAGTAGTAGTTTTACTCCTACTCCCCCCGGACCGCCGATTGTTTTCCCGACTGCCTCACCTGGAGTAATTTGCGATCGCTTAACAAATACAATATGTGGTTATACTCCTCCTACTCCTAAGGGACCTAGCATCGGTGAGCTAGATAACAAAATAACTAGAGATGTGTGTGCCTATGCAAAGTGTTCGTCACCTTCGCCAGTCACTCTTGAATATGTTCAAGATGCAATGCAAAAGTCAGCACAGGTTACAGATAGTGCCACTGCTTTGGTTTACCCCAATATCTTTCCCGATCGTATAGAGATTTTAATCGTGCCATCGTCGGGGAAAGAAATCCGTAAAGTTGTTCCCAATGTGCAAAGTTCCGAAGTAACTGAAACAGTCCAAGAGTTTCTCAATTCTTTGCGCGATTCTAGTAATGAGGATTACTTACCCCTAGCACAGAAGCTCTATAACTGGCTAATCCGACCAATAGATGAAGATTTACAGTCAGAGGGAATCAAAACTCTAATTTTTGTGATGGATGGTCCTTTAAGGTCAATTCCGATTAGTGCTTTGCATGATGGTAATAAATTCGTAGTTCAGAAATATGCCACAGCAACCATCCCATCAATGGGTTTGGTTAATTTACAGTTACGCGATCGCCGCCGTTCGAGCATACTTGTGATGGGGTTAACTCAGGCACAGCAGGGATTTACGGCTTTACCGAATGTGGAAGTTGAAACCAATGTAATCGCCGCTAAGATTTTGCAAGGCAATCTGTTTCTCAATCAGGACTTTACGATTGACAACCTCAAGAAGCAGCAAAGTAAAAACAACTATGGAATTGTCCATTTAGCGACTCATGCGCAATTCTTGAGCGATAACATTGATGGTGCTTTTATTCAGTTTTGGAATGAGCGGCTTTATCTTAACAATCTTCGCACCCTTAGATTGGGAGAAGAACCAATTGAAATGCTGACCTTGAGTGCCTGTGAGACCGCAGTAGGAAGAAACTTAGGGCTTAGTGGTATGGCTCTTGTATATAAAGCTAAGAGTGTACTTGCATCACTATGGACAGTTAGTGATGCAGGCACTACGCCCTTGATGTTGTCTTTTTACGGTTATTACCCAACTTCTAAAAGTAAGGCGATCGCAATTCAGCAAGCGCAATTAGATTTGTTAGAAGGCAAAGTGCGAATTGAATCTGGACAGATCAAGGGAGTTGGTAATCTACCTGCAATTCCTCTCAGTCAGGTTACAGGTAATATAAACCTCAAACATCCGTACTTTTGGGCTTCCTTTGTTTTGGTGGGTAATTGGCTCTAA
- a CDS encoding EAL domain-containing response regulator yields MTTILVIEDVEALREEIMETLSYEGFDVLGAENGVVGVQTAKTYLPNLIICDIAMPELDGYGTLMALRQEPKTSMIPFIFLTAMTEKADMRQAMQMGADDYLTKPFTSAELLGAIASRLQKYNSVREHYYDEIKAVGARFEYLSHHDGLTQLPNRILFHESLSQAVLHAKINNKSLALLFLDMDNFNIINNTLGNDIGDQLFKAIAERLKRYTAPCDMVARMQGDEFAMIISDIRDPMSIKLETQKILDLLSRPYNLYGHEVFITSSIGISIFPDDQQDADGLIKNAELAMYYAKTHGRNSYKLYSSELNVQSSEYMALANSLHRALDRYEFRVFYQPLISLQSGQIVGAEALARWQHPDLGIILPSKFIPVAEQTGLILRLSELILREVCEQMRSWRESGIHYGFVAVNLSGQHFRPDNNLIEIIGKILQESGTEAHHLELELTESIIMQNAEFTIGVLSQLQQMGVKVAIDDFGTGYSSLSYLKHFPVNTLKIDRCFIQDVTTDRHDATISLAIIDLGHSLSLQVIAEGVETAEQVQFLKEHGCDQMQGYFFSPPLPAAEFEKMLIDGKCL; encoded by the coding sequence ATGACAACGATTCTAGTAATCGAAGATGTAGAAGCTTTACGCGAAGAGATCATGGAGACGCTCTCCTATGAAGGATTCGATGTATTGGGAGCTGAGAATGGAGTCGTGGGGGTACAGACTGCCAAAACCTATCTACCAAATTTAATTATCTGCGATATCGCCATGCCAGAGCTAGATGGCTATGGAACGCTCATGGCACTGCGCCAAGAGCCAAAAACGTCAATGATTCCGTTTATATTTTTAACGGCGATGACGGAAAAGGCAGATATGCGTCAAGCAATGCAAATGGGGGCAGACGACTATCTCACTAAGCCATTTACTTCTGCGGAGTTATTAGGGGCGATCGCCTCCCGCTTACAAAAATACAATTCCGTTCGAGAACATTATTATGACGAGATCAAAGCCGTAGGAGCAAGATTTGAATATTTGTCTCACCATGATGGACTGACACAATTACCTAATCGAATTTTGTTTCATGAGTCCTTAAGCCAAGCTGTACTCCATGCCAAAATCAACAATAAATCCCTAGCCTTACTCTTTTTGGATATGGATAACTTCAATATCATTAACAACACTCTTGGTAATGATATTGGCGACCAATTGTTCAAAGCGATCGCAGAACGTTTAAAGCGATATACAGCTCCCTGCGATATGGTAGCGAGAATGCAGGGTGACGAGTTTGCCATGATCATTTCTGATATTAGAGATCCGATGAGCATCAAACTTGAAACCCAAAAAATTCTAGATCTATTAAGTCGTCCCTATAACTTGTATGGTCATGAGGTTTTCATTACCAGTAGCATTGGCATCTCCATCTTTCCTGATGATCAACAAGACGCAGATGGATTAATTAAAAATGCCGAATTGGCAATGTACTATGCTAAAACCCACGGCAGAAATAGCTACAAGTTGTATAGCTCAGAGCTAAATGTCCAATCCTCGGAGTACATGGCGTTAGCTAATAGTCTACATCGGGCACTTGATCGCTATGAATTTCGAGTCTTTTATCAGCCCCTAATCAGTCTTCAGTCAGGACAAATTGTTGGCGCAGAAGCATTAGCCAGATGGCAACATCCTGATCTGGGAATCATTCTGCCCAGCAAGTTTATCCCCGTTGCTGAGCAAACAGGACTAATTCTTCGGTTAAGTGAGTTAATCCTCCGAGAAGTTTGTGAGCAAATGCGATCATGGCGAGAATCAGGAATACATTATGGATTTGTTGCGGTTAATCTATCTGGTCAGCATTTTCGCCCAGACAATAACTTAATCGAAATCATCGGCAAAATACTACAGGAAAGTGGTACTGAGGCACATCATTTGGAGCTGGAACTCACCGAAAGCATCATTATGCAAAATGCAGAATTTACGATTGGCGTTTTATCACAGTTGCAGCAAATGGGAGTAAAAGTAGCGATCGATGACTTTGGTACAGGCTATTCATCTCTAAGCTATCTCAAACATTTTCCAGTAAATACGCTCAAAATCGATCGCTGCTTTATCCAAGATGTCACTACTGATCGCCATGATGCCACCATTTCCTTAGCAATTATTGATTTGGGACATAGTTTGTCACTTCAAGTTATTGCCGAAGGTGTAGAAACTGCGGAACAGGTACAGTTTCTAAAAGAACATGGTTGTGATCAGATGCAGGGATATTTCTTTAGTCCGCCACTACCAGCCGCTGAGTTTGAGAAAATGTTGATCGATGGTAAATGTTTATAG
- a CDS encoding PAS domain S-box protein yields the protein MQNILDHIQCGIFVLTIETNPEGSSDGLNFEMRFAIANLPFVHLVFGERSIDQTVDLIGLQPHECLPSEFTQLLNSHVSECLRSQQRVEYEAKLNLITNRLLLISLSLKTCDSDNSQQIIGTCQDITNLSRSKSLTKHTNDQKFSHLVSSVSDAFVVVDREGIVRYVNQSAEELFGCKAEDIVGESFGLPIVAGESIDIDILNRGKTTSAEMRVSEAIDEDRMVYVVASLRDVSERNRIDESLKLRERAIAASSNGIVITDATQPDNPIIYVNPSFERITGYSAAEVIGRNCKFLQGGDRNQIGILDLHQAIQEKRECHAVLLNYRKDGSPFWNDLYIAPVFNDHGELTNYIGIQTDITEQVKSTQRLLESEERLRTVLTSIKEGITFSDDLGYFSIFNSGMENLTGYTINEANASQDFTNFLYPDRSEHDKALQRLQQLQETGRANTVETRICHKDGTFKDVLVSTRIMTYKGKRMYLSSYYDITERKRVETQLLYQSERERLLNGILLKIQRELNLDQILAITVKETQELLRIDRVAIYQFQDDWSGTFVVEAVNDSSLSILGKTVNDPCFNQEYAQRYKNQAISSINDVELADLSPCHKELLQCFQVKANIVASISFGDTLWGLLIAHQCLEARQWEEFELDLLKQLANHVAIAIQQVKLFERVQDLNKNLERQVADRTQQLEQSLSQLERALRKEKELNELKSQFISRASHEFRTPLATIQTASDLLRNYGHKMSEDKKLERIDKIQREVKGMTNLLEEVLVIGKTESGKFEVRGETINLEKFCLEIIEQTKLLGNGKHKVIFKNINTPTNIVIDTKFFKQIISNLLSNAIKYSPNSVEVYFTISQTNDRIPKLLLEFQDKGIGIPEVDKEKIFEHFYRAHNVGMIAGTGLGMAIIKNSIDILGGTIQLTSVENQGTTVRVKLPISTG from the coding sequence ATGCAAAATATCCTAGATCATATTCAATGCGGAATTTTTGTCCTGACGATTGAAACAAACCCAGAGGGATCAAGTGATGGTCTCAATTTTGAGATGCGCTTTGCGATCGCCAATCTTCCCTTTGTCCATCTCGTATTTGGAGAACGGAGTATTGATCAAACCGTTGATCTCATAGGTTTACAACCCCATGAATGCTTACCCTCAGAATTTACACAGCTATTAAACAGCCATGTCAGTGAATGCTTGCGATCGCAACAACGGGTTGAGTATGAGGCGAAACTCAATCTGATCACCAATCGGCTTCTCTTAATTTCTTTATCCCTCAAAACTTGTGATAGCGACAATTCACAGCAGATTATCGGGACTTGTCAGGATATTACAAATTTATCGCGATCAAAATCTCTAACTAAACATACCAACGATCAAAAATTCAGTCATTTAGTGAGTTCTGTTTCCGATGCTTTTGTCGTGGTTGATCGCGAAGGCATTGTTCGCTACGTTAATCAATCTGCTGAAGAACTTTTTGGTTGTAAAGCTGAAGATATTGTCGGCGAAAGTTTTGGTCTGCCTATAGTTGCTGGAGAAAGTATCGATATCGATATTCTCAACCGAGGCAAGACCACTTCAGCAGAAATGCGCGTATCAGAAGCCATAGACGAAGATCGCATGGTGTATGTAGTTGCTTCTTTACGGGATGTCTCTGAACGTAATCGTATAGATGAATCTTTGAAATTACGCGAACGGGCGATCGCAGCAAGTTCTAACGGAATTGTGATTACTGATGCCACTCAACCAGACAACCCGATAATCTATGTCAATCCTAGCTTCGAGAGGATTACAGGCTACAGTGCGGCTGAGGTGATTGGACGTAACTGTAAATTTTTACAAGGAGGCGATCGCAATCAGATTGGCATTTTAGATCTACATCAAGCCATTCAAGAAAAACGGGAATGTCACGCTGTATTACTCAACTACCGCAAAGATGGCTCACCCTTTTGGAATGATCTATATATTGCGCCAGTATTTAATGATCATGGTGAACTCACCAACTATATCGGCATTCAAACCGATATTACGGAGCAAGTAAAATCTACCCAAAGATTACTAGAAAGTGAAGAACGGTTGCGCACAGTCCTTACTTCTATTAAGGAAGGGATCACCTTTAGTGATGACCTAGGCTATTTCTCAATTTTTAATTCTGGGATGGAAAATCTCACGGGCTATACAATCAACGAAGCAAATGCGAGTCAAGATTTCACCAATTTTTTATATCCTGATCGCAGCGAACATGACAAAGCTTTACAAAGATTGCAACAACTTCAAGAAACTGGTCGAGCAAATACCGTTGAAACCCGTATATGTCATAAGGACGGTACATTCAAGGATGTTTTAGTATCCACAAGAATCATGACCTATAAAGGGAAACGGATGTATTTAAGTAGCTATTATGATATTACTGAACGCAAAAGAGTTGAAACCCAACTACTGTATCAAAGTGAAAGAGAACGCTTACTAAATGGAATTTTACTTAAGATTCAACGTGAATTAAATCTTGATCAAATTTTAGCAATTACAGTTAAAGAGACTCAGGAACTATTACGTATTGATCGTGTAGCTATTTACCAATTCCAAGATGATTGGAGCGGTACATTTGTTGTCGAAGCTGTCAACGATTCATCATTATCGATTCTTGGAAAAACAGTTAACGATCCTTGTTTTAATCAAGAATATGCCCAACGTTATAAGAATCAAGCAATTTCCAGTATCAATGATGTTGAGCTTGCCGATTTAAGCCCTTGCCATAAAGAGCTTTTACAATGTTTTCAAGTCAAAGCAAATATTGTCGCTTCAATTTCCTTTGGAGATACATTATGGGGGCTGCTCATTGCCCATCAATGTTTAGAAGCCCGTCAGTGGGAAGAATTTGAACTTGATTTACTCAAGCAATTAGCTAATCATGTGGCGATCGCTATTCAACAGGTCAAACTATTTGAAAGAGTCCAAGATCTCAACAAAAATCTGGAGCGACAGGTTGCCGATCGAACTCAACAACTAGAACAAAGCCTCAGTCAACTCGAACGAGCTTTACGCAAGGAAAAAGAGTTAAACGAACTAAAATCCCAATTTATTTCTAGAGCCTCCCATGAGTTTCGGACTCCCCTTGCTACTATCCAAACAGCAAGCGATCTACTCCGCAACTATGGACATAAGATGTCAGAGGATAAAAAGCTAGAAAGAATTGATAAAATCCAACGTGAAGTTAAAGGCATGACTAACCTATTAGAGGAGGTATTAGTTATTGGCAAGACTGAATCAGGAAAATTTGAAGTACGGGGCGAGACAATTAATCTAGAAAAATTTTGTTTAGAAATAATTGAACAGACAAAGCTGCTAGGAAATGGTAAGCATAAAGTCATTTTCAAAAATATCAATACACCTACTAATATCGTAATTGACACTAAGTTTTTTAAACAAATTATTTCCAACCTATTGTCTAACGCGATTAAGTATTCCCCAAATAGTGTGGAGGTCTATTTCACGATCTCTCAAACTAACGATCGGATACCTAAGCTATTATTAGAATTTCAAGACAAAGGAATTGGCATACCTGAAGTTGACAAAGAAAAGATATTTGAGCATTTTTATCGCGCTCATAATGTTGGTATGATTGCAGGAACGGGTTTAGGAATGGCAATTATCAAAAATTCAATTGACATTCTCGGTGGCACAATTCAACTTACTAGTGTTGAAAATCAAGGTACTACCGTGCGAGTCAAGTTACCTATATCTACGGGTTAA
- a CDS encoding GDP-L-fucose synthase family protein codes for MPETQTNSQLQQDQFKDQKILVTGGAGFLGKQVIAQLVAAGANPDLITVPRSKEHDLRSLAVCEKVVQDQNLIIHLAAHVGGIGLNREKPAELFYDNLMMGVQLIHAAYQAGVQKFVCVGTICAYPNFTPVPFKESDLWNGYPEVTNAPYGVAKKALLVQLQSYRQQYGFNGIYLLPVNLYGPEDNFDPRSSHVIPALIRKVHEAQQRGDRTISVWGDGTPTREFVYSEDAARGITLASALYNESEPVNIGTGSEISIKDLIHLIAELMGYDGEIVWETDKPNGQPRRCLDVERAKQSFGFTAQVGFRQGLNQTIAWYRQHAA; via the coding sequence ATGCCAGAAACTCAAACCAATTCTCAACTACAGCAAGATCAATTTAAAGATCAGAAGATTCTCGTCACTGGTGGTGCAGGCTTTCTAGGCAAGCAAGTGATTGCCCAACTAGTCGCCGCAGGCGCTAACCCAGATTTGATCACTGTACCAAGGTCAAAAGAGCATGATTTGCGATCGCTAGCGGTTTGTGAAAAAGTCGTTCAAGACCAAAATCTCATTATTCATCTTGCGGCTCATGTTGGTGGCATTGGACTCAATCGGGAAAAACCCGCAGAACTTTTCTACGACAACCTGATGATGGGCGTACAGTTAATCCATGCCGCCTACCAAGCAGGTGTGCAGAAATTTGTTTGTGTTGGTACGATCTGCGCCTATCCCAACTTCACCCCAGTACCATTTAAGGAATCAGATCTCTGGAATGGTTATCCTGAAGTTACCAATGCCCCCTATGGCGTAGCTAAGAAAGCTTTGCTAGTGCAGTTACAGTCCTATCGTCAGCAATATGGATTTAATGGTATTTATCTCCTACCTGTAAACCTATATGGACCTGAAGATAATTTTGATCCCCGTAGCTCCCATGTAATTCCTGCGCTGATTCGCAAGGTTCATGAAGCTCAACAAAGAGGCGATCGCACTATTTCGGTGTGGGGCGATGGTACACCTACTAGAGAGTTTGTCTATTCTGAGGATGCCGCACGCGGCATTACCCTTGCATCAGCCCTTTATAACGAATCTGAGCCTGTCAATATTGGCACTGGTTCTGAGATTTCAATCAAGGACTTGATTCATCTAATTGCCGAGCTAATGGGCTACGATGGCGAGATTGTCTGGGAAACTGACAAACCCAATGGTCAGCCCCGTCGTTGTCTGGATGTCGAACGTGCCAAACAATCCTTTGGATTCACGGCACAGGTAGGTTTTCGTCAAGGTTTAAACCAGACGATCGCTTGGTATCGCCAGCACGCCGCCTAG
- the moaC gene encoding cyclic pyranopterin monophosphate synthase MoaC — translation MDTDTPLSLAHLDQSGNAQMVDVTHKPQTVRRAIAVCEISMKTTTLDAIQAGDVPKGDVLGTARLAGIMAAKQTANLIPMCHPLNLTSVDVKIILDENIPGYQIEADVKTKAETGVEMEALTAVTIAALTIYDMAKSLDKTMVISNARLLHKSGGKSGDFNAPRGAFCDL, via the coding sequence ATGGATACGGATACTCCTCTGTCACTCGCTCATCTTGATCAAAGTGGTAATGCTCAAATGGTGGATGTGACTCATAAACCGCAAACGGTACGACGAGCGATCGCAGTTTGCGAAATATCCATGAAAACAACAACCTTAGATGCCATCCAAGCAGGAGATGTCCCCAAAGGAGATGTCTTAGGAACAGCAAGGCTCGCAGGTATTATGGCAGCAAAGCAAACTGCTAACTTAATCCCCATGTGTCATCCCCTCAACTTAACCAGTGTGGATGTCAAAATCATCCTCGATGAAAATATTCCTGGGTATCAGATCGAGGCAGATGTCAAGACCAAGGCTGAGACGGGAGTAGAGATGGAGGCATTGACCGCAGTTACGATCGCGGCTTTAACCATTTACGATATGGCAAAATCCTTAGACAAAACAATGGTTATCTCCAATGCAAGGTTATTGCATAAAAGTGGCGGGAAGTCAGGAGACTTTAATGCACCTAGAGGGGCATTTTGTGATCTTTAA
- a CDS encoding iron uptake porin, translating into MTYRVYVDRQILLRLFASSWQFLLFFVVSVIGFDTSAIAQTKSKLNNNQISNQKDVSKSQVERKGNLQNSLVNLQDSSNLVVSPNENVDTNISQSVTSVSQLSDVRSTDWAFTALQSLVERYGCIAGYPDYKFRGQQAISRYEFAAGLNACLDRINEIIATGLSDKANKEDLATIQKLQEEFATELSVLRGRVNTLEAKTATLEAQQFSTTTKLFGQAIFGLQGRFGNTADIFPRNGIRTAGEVDQGTNVTFGYNLGITFLTQFDAFNRSILLVGLNSGNLALNSGLLLRDSYTLLGYEGTTANQITLSDLSYRFKVSNNAAFIIGAAGVAPSAVFRGPNRVESSGTGPISAFAQRNPILGLGAGSAGIGFDWQISDRISLQGVYAAGDPANPTKGGLTGGSYVTGVQAMLRPTDSIDTALYYLHSYTTTGSLNTGIGDSVIGLGSSFLTDAIGATLNWRISPYVTLGTWGGYTKSNAVIGASGTVETTNWMVYLNFPDLFKQGNLGGIYIGQPPKITSSNLSIGNVPSFLNSAGFASEVAGAQPASTTHLELFYVHRLTDRISITPGLIFLFNPAQTSTSDTVTIGTIRTTFSF; encoded by the coding sequence ATGTCTCAAAATCTCAGGTTGAAAGAAAAGGAAATCTGCAAAACTCTTTGGTAAATCTCCAAGATTCTTCAAATCTTGTTGTTTCTCCAAATGAAAATGTTGATACAAATATCTCGCAATCAGTGACATCGGTTTCTCAATTGAGTGATGTGCGATCGACTGACTGGGCATTTACGGCTTTGCAATCTTTAGTTGAACGTTATGGATGTATTGCGGGTTATCCAGATTATAAATTTCGTGGTCAACAAGCTATTTCGCGTTATGAATTTGCGGCAGGTTTAAATGCTTGCTTAGATAGAATTAATGAAATCATTGCTACAGGTCTATCAGACAAAGCTAATAAAGAAGATCTGGCAACTATCCAAAAACTTCAAGAAGAATTTGCAACGGAGTTATCTGTGTTGCGTGGTCGGGTAAATACGTTAGAAGCAAAAACTGCCACCCTAGAAGCACAGCAATTTTCAACAACAACCAAACTCTTCGGTCAGGCAATCTTTGGATTGCAGGGGCGTTTTGGCAATACGGCTGATATTTTCCCGCGAAATGGTATTCGGACAGCAGGTGAAGTTGATCAAGGCACAAATGTCACCTTTGGCTATAACTTGGGAATCACATTCCTCACTCAGTTTGATGCCTTCAATCGTAGTATCCTCCTTGTGGGATTAAATTCGGGTAATTTAGCTCTTAATTCAGGACTGCTATTACGAGATAGTTATACATTACTCGGATATGAGGGAACGACGGCTAATCAAATCACTCTGTCCGATCTCTCCTATCGTTTTAAAGTTAGTAATAATGCTGCTTTCATTATTGGTGCGGCTGGAGTTGCTCCTAGTGCTGTATTTCGTGGTCCCAATCGTGTAGAAAGTTCAGGAACTGGTCCAATTTCCGCCTTTGCTCAGCGCAATCCGATTTTAGGGCTTGGTGCAGGTAGTGCAGGGATCGGGTTTGACTGGCAGATCAGCGATCGCATTAGTTTGCAAGGTGTATATGCCGCAGGTGATCCTGCTAATCCTACTAAGGGAGGACTGACGGGTGGTTCGTATGTTACAGGTGTACAAGCTATGCTGAGACCAACCGATTCGATTGATACAGCGCTTTATTACCTGCATTCATATACGACAACTGGCTCCCTCAATACTGGTATTGGCGATAGTGTAATTGGTCTTGGCTCGAGTTTTTTAACTGATGCGATCGGGGCAACTCTCAACTGGCGGATTAGCCCCTATGTAACTTTAGGGACATGGGGTGGCTATACCAAATCTAATGCGGTTATTGGTGCTTCGGGTACGGTGGAAACTACGAACTGGATGGTCTATTTGAACTTTCCCGATCTGTTTAAGCAAGGGAATCTAGGGGGGATTTATATTGGACAACCGCCCAAAATTACGAGTAGTAATTTATCAATTGGTAATGTCCCTAGTTTTCTAAATAGTGCTGGATTTGCTAGCGAAGTAGCAGGTGCACAGCCTGCTAGCACAACCCATCTAGAACTTTTCTATGTGCATCGACTGACCGATCGCATCAGCATTACCCCTGGGCTGATCTTTTTGTTTAATCCTGCCCAGACTTCAACAAGTGACACAGTCACGATTGGCACAATTCGCACGACTTTCTCATTCTAA
- the gmd gene encoding GDP-mannose 4,6-dehydratase, giving the protein MSTSKRALITGITGQDGSYLSELLLAKGYEVHGIIRRSSTINTDRIDHMYQDPHLPETKLFLHYGDLTDGTTLGRILEAVQPHEVFNLGAQSHVRVSFDSPEYTVDAVGMGTLRLLEALRDYQQRNDKEIRFYQAGSSEMYGLVQAVPQSETTPFYPRSPYACAKVYAHWQTVNYRESYGLFACNGILFNHESPRRGETFVTRKITRAIARIVAGTQKKLYLGNLDSKRDWGYAKDYVEAMWLMLQQDQPDDYVISTGETHSVREFLEESFAYVNLKWEDYVEIDPRYFRPAEVDLLLGDCTKAKQKLGWEPKVTFKGLVELMVDADLEALGLPNPKGTIAQDIATLRSSGQSSNW; this is encoded by the coding sequence ATGAGTACATCCAAACGCGCTTTAATCACAGGCATTACGGGTCAAGATGGATCTTATTTATCAGAACTTTTATTAGCTAAAGGGTACGAAGTCCACGGGATCATTCGTCGTTCTTCAACGATCAATACCGATCGCATTGATCATATGTATCAAGATCCGCACCTACCAGAAACCAAATTATTTCTGCACTATGGCGATTTGACTGACGGCACGACCTTAGGACGTATTTTAGAAGCTGTACAGCCTCATGAAGTATTTAACCTTGGAGCGCAGTCCCATGTGCGTGTCAGTTTTGACTCCCCCGAATACACCGTTGATGCCGTGGGTATGGGGACTTTACGCTTACTAGAAGCTCTAAGGGATTATCAACAACGTAATGATAAAGAAATTCGTTTTTATCAAGCAGGTTCATCAGAAATGTACGGCTTAGTCCAAGCTGTACCTCAAAGTGAAACAACCCCTTTTTATCCTCGTAGTCCCTATGCCTGTGCCAAGGTATATGCCCATTGGCAAACTGTGAATTATCGCGAATCCTATGGACTATTTGCTTGTAATGGCATTTTGTTTAACCATGAGTCACCCCGTCGTGGTGAAACCTTTGTTACTCGCAAAATTACACGGGCGATCGCACGTATCGTTGCAGGTACTCAGAAAAAGCTTTACTTGGGCAATCTCGACTCTAAGCGTGACTGGGGCTATGCCAAAGATTATGTTGAGGCAATGTGGTTAATGTTGCAGCAAGATCAGCCCGATGACTATGTGATCTCAACTGGTGAAACCCATTCTGTGCGTGAGTTTCTCGAAGAATCCTTTGCTTACGTCAATCTCAAATGGGAAGACTATGTAGAGATCGATCCCCGTTATTTCCGTCCTGCCGAAGTTGATTTGCTATTGGGTGATTGCACTAAGGCAAAGCAAAAGCTGGGTTGGGAACCCAAAGTCACCTTTAAGGGCTTGGTTGAGCTGATGGTTGATGCGGATTTAGAAGCATTAGGCTTGCCCAATCCCAAAGGAACGATCGCTCAAGATATTGCTACCTTGCGAAGTTCTGGACAATCTTCCAACTGGTAA
- a CDS encoding heavy-metal-associated domain-containing protein, giving the protein MSLTLSVPSIGCASCIETITKAIQSADTSALVTGDPAAKTVNIETQLPEAQIRELIKIAGHKVS; this is encoded by the coding sequence ATGTCTTTAACGCTCTCAGTTCCTTCGATTGGTTGTGCTAGCTGCATTGAAACTATTACCAAAGCGATCCAATCTGCTGATACTTCGGCATTGGTGACTGGTGATCCTGCTGCTAAGACAGTTAATATTGAGACTCAGTTACCTGAAGCCCAAATTCGTGAACTAATTAAGATCGCAGGGCATAAGGTTTCCTAA